A stretch of Labrus bergylta chromosome 19, fLabBer1.1, whole genome shotgun sequence DNA encodes these proteins:
- the pdk4 gene encoding pyruvate dehydrogenase kinase, isozyme 4: MKFAQFLLKNGSVAGIPKQVERFSKFSPSPLSMKQFIDFGSANACEKTSFVFLRQELPVRLANIMKEIDYLPDKLLNTPSLKLLTSWYSQSLLELVDFLEKDPDDKEVLTSFTQTLVNVRNRHNNVVPTMAQGVVEYKDAFGVDPVTNQNVQYFLDRFYMSRISTRMLMNQHTLIFEGSVNPAHPKHIGSIDPSCDVVEVVKDAYETSKMLCEQYYLTSPDMEITEVNSKNPGQPLHIVYVPSHLYHMLFELFKNAMRATVETHETSPTLPSIKVRVSLGSEDLTIKMSDRGGGVPMRKIERLFSYMYSTAPSPVHVDNSRNAPLAGFGYGLPISRLYAKYFQGDLQLYTMEGYGTSAVIYLKALSSESVERLPVFNKSALRHYQTSTEADDWCMPSKDPKKLGKYDR, translated from the exons ATGAAGTTCGCTCAGTTTCTGCTTAAAAATGGCTCCGTTGCTGGGATACCGAAACAAGTGGAGAGGTTTTCTAAGttctccccctctcccttgTCTATGAAGCAATTCATTGACTTTG GCTCAGCCAATGCATGCGAGAAGACCTCGTTTGTGTTCCTGCGGCAGGAGCTTCCTGTCAGGCTTGCCAACATTATGAAGGAAATTGATTACCTCCCCGACAAGCTCCTCAACACTCCATCCCTAAAGCTCCTCACAAGCTG GTACTCTCAGAGTTTGTTGGAGCTTGTAGATTTTTTAGAAAAAGATCCGGACGATAAGGAAGTCTTGACAAG CTTCACGCAGACCCTGGTGAACGTCCGAAACCGGCACAACAATGTGGTGCCCACCATGGCTCAGGGCGTGGTGGAGTACAAGGACGCCTTTGGTGTGGACCCCGTCACCAACCAGAACGTCCAGTACTTCCTGGATCGCTTCTACATGAGCCGCATCTCCACACGCATGCTCATGAACCAGCACA CATTAATCTTCGAAGGCAGCGTGAACCCAGCCCATCCTAAACACATCGGCAGCATTGACCCCAGCTGTGATGTTGTGGAAGTTGTAAAAG ACGCCTATGAGACGTCAAAGATGCTGTGTGAGCAGTACTACCTGACCTCTCCTGATATGGAGATTACAGAAGTGAACT ccaaaaACCCCGGTCAGCCTCTCCACATCGTCTACGTGCCCTCCCATCTCTACCACATGCTGTTTGAGCTTTTTAAG AACGCCATGAGAGCTACAGTGGAGACCCATGAAACTAGCCCCACGCTACCTTCGATCAAAGTGCGCGTCTCACTGGGCAGCGAGGACCTCACTATCAAG ATGTCTGACAGAGGAGGCGGAGTCCCGATGAGGAAGATCGAGCGTCTGTTCAGCTACATGTACTCCACGGCCCCCAGTCCGGTCCATGTAGATAACTCTCGCAATGCACCACTG GCTGGTTTTGGCTACGGCCTCCCGATCTCCCGTCTGTACGCCAAGTACTTCCAGGGAGACCTGCAGCTCTACACCATGGAGGGTTATGGCACCTCAGCTGTCATATACTTAAAG GCCTTGTCGTCAGAGTCGGTAGAGAGACTTCCTGTTTTCAACAAGTCGGCCTTGCGGCATTACCAGACCAGCACAGAGGCCGACGACTGGTGCATGCCGAGCAAGGATCCAAAAAAGCTGGGCAAGTATGACAGGTGA